GTGGCTTAGTATCTTTCAAGCAAAAGGAATATGCTGTGTTGTCTCAAAATGAAAGAGAGAAATCAGCACTTTTTGAAGAACGTGAAATTTTAGAAAAAGGGAAAGTAGCTATTGAAAACAGATCAAAAAGAGAGGTTGTTTTTAACTATCCAAACAATCCTGAGATAAAATATATTGATCATAAAACAGTTGAGTCTTTTCAGGAACTGAAAAAAATATCAGAGGGGAATTTCCCATCGATAGAAATGGTTAAAAAGGGATTTGAAACTATAAATCAAGTGAGAGAAAAATAGGCTCTCTGTCAATTGTTGAGTCTGAGATTGATCCAGAAAAGCCGGATCTCCTTAGAGTAGGAGAATCCGGCTTTTCTTATATTTAATGAAGGTAAAGGCTGTAGAGCAGCCTTACTATTGGATTTGAATGTATATTACCCTAGGAAATGCTCGCACGCAAGAGGTAATATATGAGCTAACAAACCGAGTTTGCTCCTTTATGATCTATAAATAACTATGATTCTTATTTAGGGCTTGCTAGATAAACAGCAAAAAGAATGAGGATGATTCCAAGCACTATTAAAAACTTGTATAAAACATTCCGCTTTCTACGAGAAGCGCCAAGAATGGTGAAGAATATGCCAAGGATGAATGACATGATCATTGCAAAGAATCCCATTTTATTCATTCCCTTCGAGAGTAATTATTCGTTCATGACGATTGGCTACATCTAAATCATGAGTCACTGTAATAATAGTAGTATTAAATTCTTTATTCATATCAAATAGTAGACTGATAATTTTTTCTTTATTTTCTAAGTCTAAAGAAGCAGTAGGTTCATCTGATAAAATTATTTTGGGATTCATAATTACAGCCCTAGCAAAAACAGCTCTAGATCGTTGGCCTCCAGAACAATCAAGTGGTTTTTTTTTCAAAATGGGCTCAATCCCAATTTTATTAATAATCCGTTTAAAGTGATCTTGGACAGTTAGGTCTTTTTCAACGTTACCATACATAAGCGGTAATTTAATATTATCCTCTATGGTCAAAGAATTAATTAATGAGGACTCCTGAAGACAAAAACCAATTTTTTGATTACGCCACTCAGCTAGTTTATTTCGTGATATATCCTTAACAGGTAAATCAAAAAGCTTATAGTTCCCTTGATATTGTGTATCAAGTAGACCAATAATATTAAGCAAAGAACTTTTTCCAACTCCAGACTTCCCTATAATAGAAAGTCTTTCCCCAGGTTCAACTTCCAAATCAAAATCATTTAAGATAGAAAAACCTTTCTTCTTGAATCTTTTTTCCTGGATTTCTAGCTTAATTATACTATTCATTGCAACACCCCTATGGAGATCGGAATACTTTTAATTTTTCTTATCGTAAGTTCAACAATTGTAAATCCAATAATAACATCTATAAAAAGAACAATAAGTAAAGCCATCCAATCCATGCTTATTGTGCCAAATATTCCGTAGGTAGCAAAAGTTGATTCTTTTCTTAACCAAAAGCCGTATCTATTGAAAGCGGTTATCACAAATATTATGGATAGAATAATAGAAAACAATATTCCAAAATAACTATAATAAATTGCTCTTAGTTTTGAATAACTTAATCCAACTAATAAATTGATTGTAAAATCTCTTATCATTAATCGAACACTCACCAAATTATTCCATATAGCTAGACATACAATGATTATGAGTAAAATAAAGGTGATAGTACAGATGATTTTTAATGAATTTACATAATAATCTTCAAAGAAAATAAAGTTTTCTTGTTGATTAAAAAAGTTAAACTCTAAACCTAGATTTTCCTGGATATTTTCTTTTAAATTCAGTGCTTCTTCTATTGTCGAATCAAGAAGCACAAGGTCCATTAAACCATTAACGTGGAGGTCAAGTCCCGCACTTTGAATAAATTCTTCATTAACAGGTAGAAAAATTGAAAAGTTATAATAAGTCTTTGAGTTGGGAGCATAAAAATTAGAACTTTGAGTATTCTTCTCTAAGACTCCTTGAACTTTTAAATTGAGTAGTTGTTGGGTCACAGGATCATTAATCTCAATATTTGACCCTACAGGATATGTTGTGGACAGACCTGCACCTACTAAAACAGGTATGTTTTCTTTATTAAATTTATAATCGAAGTTTAAGTGGTTTCCTTCGGATAATCTCAATTGATTTATCTTATAAGCCTCTTCATCGATATAATTGAAAGGAACTTCCATCTCATTATCATTAGGTAATGAAGTGACAAAACCATCGACTCGCAGAGCATATGTGTAATTGTTGTTTAAATATTTATATATTTTTTGTGTATCATCTATTTCAATATTATTGAAATCAGCTTCACTATCTGGGTCTAGATTAGCAATAATAGTTCCTTCTTGATTCAGAGTTTCCATTTCTTGATAACCTTGAAAAGTTGAAATAACTGAACGAACAGTAGTAAAAGAAAGATAATTAGCTAAAAAAAGTAATGTTATCATACCCAAAACAAGTATCGGTCTTTTAAAAAATATTCTAAATAAAAAAAAACGTAAGATTCTCATTCTTTTTCCACCTTACCTGCACTAATTAATATATATATAATAAAAATAAAGACTAAGTAGAGATTGCTGGTTACATTCAGCTCTAAAAAGAAGTTTAATAAGAGTGATAGTAAAAAGCTAAACACTAATATAGTTAGACTATTCAAAATATATCTGATTACAACATTTCCCATTGTATCTCCTACAAGTATTCGGCAGAATATTTCTGTTTTCTTACGATTTAAAAATTGATAGTGAAATACTATTATAATAAATGTAAGAAAAATAATAATTATAAGCTGATAATCTATAATACTTGTTAAGAAAGACTCTAAAATATAAGAACTTTCTTCTAAATTCAAATTTTGTACATAAATAAACATTAAGTTTGAAGCAAAACAGAATAGATAGATAGCAAACGCCTCAAAAACGTCAATAAATCTAAATAAAGAATTTTTCATTAGTACCACCTTTTAATAAATACCAACTAGGTAGTTATTATTCATAATTAAAGTAATGCGGTACTTTATAAGATTATAAATTCGAAGTCGGGCCCTGTAGGAAAATACCTATCAGGCCCGAACCATTTCCTATATCCATTAATTTTAAAAAAAATTACGAAAATTATCTTCTTGCTCCACGACTCCAATTAAATTTCGTAGTATACTTGTCTCCCCATCTTATATCGTCCCAAACAGAACCTGTCACTTTGCTAGAATAGGCTGTTTTACTTAGTAAAGTTCTACCATCTCGTGTGTATTTAAACGAAGTATACTTATAGGGCGAAGCAGCGTAATTCCAGGCAGCACCATTATATCTAACTTCAAAAACCTCGGTAGAAGAGGCTCCACTATTAGAATTTCCGAAAGTTGCCCCATACGCTGTATTAGCGCCTAATCCAATTGTGCCAAATACCAACAACGAGCAAATAAACTGACTCATTTTCTTTTTCATAGATATTCTCTTACTTCTGATTTATTTAATTTCTACTAAATATTAGCATGTATTTTTTCTATATACAATGCGTTTATTTCTTGTTTTTCTGACTATAATCGACCAGAAGCGTGTTTATTTGTTGTTATCTTGAGTATAGAGAGTATTTATTTATCAACACTTTTGGACACTTCAAAAAATGATCGCCAATATGAAAAAAGCTAATGAAAGAAAGAGAACGTCTTTGACTTCATCACTCCATACTTCCGTCCTTTCATAAATGTGCGGTTGCTGTTTATTTGGGAGGTACTCCACCGATGTTAATTTTGATTCCATCTTTCCCTCGATTGGATCTAATGTCTGGTTTAAAGACTTTTGGCTGATGAATCGTCCGTCCGCTCCTCGTAGTGGTTCCCCTGACGTCACCTTTCCTTTTTTCAATTTCAGCAACAAACACCGCTGAAAATGGAGCAGAAAATAACGCACAAGACTCCAATTATAACAAGCTGTGACTGATCTCTACTTTCTTTATATCCAATTAACCATGAGTTAAAAGAACTTACCGATATAAGGAAACTTCCTTACTTCTGAACGATGTACAAGTTTAAGAGCAAACACGAGAATAAAATAAGTTCCTGCAGTGGCAAGGATACTCAAAATTGTCTGCCATAATAAAGGATAATGTGATGTGAGTAATTCCCATAACGTGTAGCCGATCGTCCCGCTCGTTATCATGGCAATGATTACTTTTACGATTTCTCTTAAGTTAATTGTAAAACTAATAGCTTTAACAAGAGTAGCAAAATGAAGTATTGTGACGAGAATAAAGCCTAGGACAACACCTAATGCAGCTCCCATAATGCCTAATTCGGGCCTTGATGCTAAAATGAATATCGTGGCCGTTTTTACAACGGCTCCTATTAAGCTGTTCATCATAGCTGATTTAGCTAAATTAAGTGCTTGTAAAGCGGCTTGTAACGGCCCTTGAAAATATAAAAATAAACTGAAAGGGGCCATAATTTTAAGATAGCCTGCAACAGTTGGGGCATCATACACTAAATCCATGATCGGTTCAGCGAAGACATAAAGGATAACAACTGCTATACCACCAGACATTAAAGCGAAGCGTAATGCCTGGCCAAGCCGATAATGGATCAGTTCATGATTTTTCACAATGGCAGCCTCACTTATAGCAGGAACGAGTGAGACTGATAGAGAATATGTTATAAACGTTGGGAGTAAAAGCATAGGAATGACATACCCAGCTAGCTCGCCGTATTGAGCGGTAGCTAGAGTTGTAGCTACACCGGCTAATGCAAGGCTCTGAGCAACAACAATGGGTTCAAAGAAAAGGGATAAAGAACCAATGAGGCGACTCCCTGTTGTAGGTATGGCGATTACCATTAAATCTTCAAACGTTTTTTTTCCATCTGCCACATGAGAAAAGAAGCGACGGCGGACGCGAAAAGTTTTTCTGCGTTTAAATATCGCAACCATAAAAATAAGGGAGGCTAGTTCGCCAAGTACGACCGAAATCATGGCTCCGGCGGCGGCGTATTCAATACCATAAGGTAAAAAGAGAGATGTTAAAGTGGCGACAAATGTGATTCTGACCACTTGTTCAATTACTTGCGAATAGGCTGTTGGTTTCATATTTTGTAGTCCTTGGAAATAGCCCCTAATAACCGAGGAAAGGGCGACAATGGGTACGATTGGAGAGATAGCAATCAATGGGTAAAAAGCTCTACTGTCGGTTAAAAAATTTGAAGAAATGACAGGGGCTATCAACACCATACATGTTGTAAAAACAATACTTAAAATCCCGGTTACTGATAAAGAAACCACTAGTATTTGTTTAATTTTTGCTCGGTCACCCTCGGTGTCAGCTTCAGCAACGAGCTTTGAGATAGCTACGGGTAATCCGAGTTGTGTGAGAGT
The Salipaludibacillus sp. LMS25 DNA segment above includes these coding regions:
- a CDS encoding ABC transporter ATP-binding protein, yielding MNSIIKLEIQEKRFKKKGFSILNDFDLEVEPGERLSIIGKSGVGKSSLLNIIGLLDTQYQGNYKLFDLPVKDISRNKLAEWRNQKIGFCLQESSLINSLTIEDNIKLPLMYGNVEKDLTVQDHFKRIINKIGIEPILKKKPLDCSGGQRSRAVFARAVIMNPKIILSDEPTASLDLENKEKIISLLFDMNKEFNTTIITVTHDLDVANRHERIITLEGNE
- a CDS encoding peptide ABC transporter permease → MRILRFFLFRIFFKRPILVLGMITLLFLANYLSFTTVRSVISTFQGYQEMETLNQEGTIIANLDPDSEADFNNIEIDDTQKIYKYLNNNYTYALRVDGFVTSLPNDNEMEVPFNYIDEEAYKINQLRLSEGNHLNFDYKFNKENIPVLVGAGLSTTYPVGSNIEINDPVTQQLLNLKVQGVLEKNTQSSNFYAPNSKTYYNFSIFLPVNEEFIQSAGLDLHVNGLMDLVLLDSTIEEALNLKENIQENLGLEFNFFNQQENFIFFEDYYVNSLKIICTITFILLIIIVCLAIWNNLVSVRLMIRDFTINLLVGLSYSKLRAIYYSYFGILFSIILSIIFVITAFNRYGFWLRKESTFATYGIFGTISMDWMALLIVLFIDVIIGFTIVELTIRKIKSIPISIGVLQ
- the spoVB gene encoding stage V sporulation protein B; the protein is MTKQTFLKGAVILILAGFITRVLGFINKIIVARIMGAEGVGLYMMAVPTMLLVMTLTQLGLPVAISKLVAEADTEGDRAKIKQILVVSLSVTGILSIVFTTCMVLIAPVISSNFLTDSRAFYPLIAISPIVPIVALSSVIRGYFQGLQNMKPTAYSQVIEQVVRITFVATLTSLFLPYGIEYAAAGAMISVVLGELASLIFMVAIFKRRKTFRVRRRFFSHVADGKKTFEDLMVIAIPTTGSRLIGSLSLFFEPIVVAQSLALAGVATTLATAQYGELAGYVIPMLLLPTFITYSLSVSLVPAISEAAIVKNHELIHYRLGQALRFALMSGGIAVVILYVFAEPIMDLVYDAPTVAGYLKIMAPFSLFLYFQGPLQAALQALNLAKSAMMNSLIGAVVKTATIFILASRPELGIMGAALGVVLGFILVTILHFATLVKAISFTINLREIVKVIIAMITSGTIGYTLWELLTSHYPLLWQTILSILATAGTYFILVFALKLVHRSEVRKFPYIGKFF